One segment of Clostridium botulinum DNA contains the following:
- a CDS encoding secondary thiamine-phosphate synthase enzyme YjbQ — MQTLFKHSLTINSRQTLIDITAYIKEDIKLSNIKDGIVLVYCPHTTAGITVNENADPDVVHDLIYGFEKVYPTNDGEYKHFEGNSHAHMKSSTMGASQSFILSEGNLILGKWQDIYFSEFDGPRNRIFYVKILQG, encoded by the coding sequence ATGCAAACTTTATTTAAACATTCATTAACTATAAACTCCCGACAAACTCTGATTGATATAACTGCTTACATTAAAGAAGATATTAAGCTTAGTAACATAAAAGATGGTATTGTTTTAGTATATTGCCCTCACACAACTGCTGGTATTACAGTAAATGAAAATGCTGATCCTGATGTAGTTCATGATTTAATATACGGATTTGAAAAAGTATATCCAACTAATGATGGTGAATACAAACATTTCGAAGGAAATTCTCATGCTCATATGAAATCTTCAACTATGGGAGCTTCTCAATCCTTCATTCTTAGTGAAGGAAATTTAATACTAGGAAAATGGCAAGATATTTATTTTAGTGAATTTGATGGCCCTAGAAATAGAATATTTTATGTAAAAATTCTTCAAGGATAA
- a CDS encoding glycerate kinase family protein — protein sequence MKFVLAPDSFKESMTSKEACEAMERGIKKVIPNAECIKVPMADGGEGTVEALVESTNGEIHEVEVLNPLGQKVNACFGILGNKTTAVIEMATASGIQLIKREDRNPLITTTYGTGELIKAALDKGIKHIIIGIGGSATNDGGAGMIQALGGKLLDSNGSEISFGGGALNKLENIDLSSLDSRLKDTTIEVACDVTNPLIGEKGASAIFGPQKGATLEVVKELDTNLAHYADVIKRCLGKDIAYAEGAGAAGGLGAALLAFLDGKLKRGIDLVIKHTDLSEKVKGADFLFTGEGSIDSQTIFGKTPIGVAKVAKKENVQTIAFAGRVGKGVENLYPEGIDAIFGILTGVTDIDEALALGKENLERCTENVARVLGIIVR from the coding sequence ATGAAATTTGTATTAGCACCAGATTCATTCAAAGAAAGCATGACTTCTAAAGAAGCATGTGAAGCTATGGAGAGAGGTATAAAAAAAGTTATACCAAATGCAGAATGTATAAAGGTTCCTATGGCAGATGGTGGAGAAGGAACTGTCGAAGCTCTAGTTGAGTCAACAAATGGAGAAATACATGAAGTAGAAGTATTGAATCCATTGGGTCAAAAAGTAAATGCTTGTTTTGGAATACTTGGAAATAAAACTACAGCGGTAATAGAGATGGCAACTGCTAGTGGTATACAATTAATAAAAAGAGAAGATCGTAATCCTCTTATAACAACAACTTATGGTACAGGTGAGCTTATAAAAGCAGCGCTAGATAAAGGAATTAAGCATATTATTATAGGAATTGGCGGAAGTGCTACTAATGATGGTGGAGCAGGAATGATTCAAGCATTAGGTGGAAAACTTTTAGATAGTAATGGAAGTGAGATATCTTTTGGTGGTGGTGCATTAAATAAACTTGAAAATATAGATTTATCAAGTTTAGATAGTAGATTAAAAGATACTACTATTGAAGTTGCTTGTGATGTTACGAATCCTTTAATAGGAGAAAAGGGAGCTTCAGCTATTTTTGGACCACAAAAAGGTGCAACTTTAGAAGTGGTTAAAGAATTAGATACTAATTTAGCACATTACGCAGATGTTATAAAAAGATGCTTAGGAAAAGATATAGCATATGCTGAAGGAGCAGGCGCAGCAGGTGGTCTTGGAGCAGCATTATTAGCATTTTTAGATGGAAAATTAAAAAGAGGAATTGATTTAGTTATAAAACATACTGATTTAAGCGAAAAGGTAAAAGGCGCAGACTTTTTGTTTACAGGTGAAGGAAGCATAGATTCTCAAACAATATTTGGGAAAACTCCAATAGGAGTAGCTAAAGTAGCTAAAAAAGAAAATGTTCAAACAATTGCTTTTGCAGGAAGAGTTGGAAAAGGTGTAGAAAATTTATATCCTGAAGGTATAGATGCTATATTTGGTATATTAACAGGCGTTACTGATATAGATGAAGCATTAGCTTTAGGAAAAGAAAATTTAGAAAGATGCACTGAAAATGTAGCTAGAGTTTTAGGCATTATAGTAAGATAA